A window of the Streptomyces luomodiensis genome harbors these coding sequences:
- a CDS encoding globin domain-containing protein — protein MLSDKSRPVITATLPVVADRIGEIAQRFYRHLFAEHPELLDGVFNRGNQAHGQQQQALAGSVAAFATTLVETPERVPEQLLRRIAHKHASLGIRPDQYQVVHDHLMWAIGDVLGDAVTPEIAAAWDEVYWLMANALINQERGLYSARGVRPETVWRDWRVERKIKETDEVVTFVVKRIDDRLVKASLPGQYVTVRMRMPDGTLQPRQYSLTRADDGEHRQFSVKRVRGEGGDPEGEMSALLHDHVEVGDVLTLSLPYGDVVLDDAGRPVVFASAGIGVSPMAGMLSHLVAAESGLLITVLHADTDEASFPLRRQVVNDVLALRNARMFLWYEKGASSLEPVDGVFEGLMDPTAADIPGDALYYLCGPLPFMQAVRSRLIDSGVAPHDIQYEVFGPDLWQADLA, from the coding sequence GTGCTGTCAGACAAGTCGCGCCCGGTCATCACCGCAACGCTGCCGGTAGTGGCCGACCGCATCGGCGAGATCGCCCAGCGGTTCTACCGGCACCTCTTCGCCGAGCACCCTGAGCTCCTGGACGGTGTCTTCAACCGCGGCAACCAGGCGCACGGCCAGCAGCAGCAGGCGCTGGCCGGCTCGGTGGCCGCGTTCGCCACCACCCTGGTGGAGACGCCGGAGCGGGTGCCGGAGCAATTGCTGCGGCGGATCGCGCACAAACACGCCTCGCTCGGTATCCGTCCGGACCAGTACCAGGTCGTCCATGACCACCTGATGTGGGCGATCGGCGACGTGCTCGGGGACGCCGTCACACCGGAGATCGCCGCGGCCTGGGACGAGGTCTACTGGCTCATGGCCAACGCCCTGATCAACCAGGAACGCGGCCTCTACAGCGCCCGTGGCGTCCGCCCGGAGACGGTGTGGCGGGACTGGCGGGTGGAGCGGAAGATCAAGGAGACCGACGAGGTGGTCACCTTCGTGGTCAAGCGGATCGACGACCGTCTGGTGAAGGCCTCACTGCCGGGCCAGTACGTCACCGTCCGGATGCGGATGCCCGACGGCACCCTCCAGCCCCGCCAGTACAGCCTGACCCGTGCCGACGACGGCGAGCACCGCCAGTTCTCGGTGAAACGGGTGCGCGGCGAGGGCGGCGACCCCGAGGGCGAGATGTCGGCGCTGCTGCACGACCACGTCGAGGTGGGCGATGTCCTGACCCTGTCGCTGCCCTACGGCGACGTGGTGCTCGACGACGCGGGGCGGCCGGTGGTGTTCGCCAGCGCGGGCATCGGCGTGTCCCCCATGGCGGGGATGCTGTCGCACCTGGTCGCCGCCGAGTCCGGGCTGTTGATCACCGTGCTCCACGCCGACACCGACGAGGCGTCCTTCCCGCTGCGGCGGCAGGTGGTCAATGACGTCCTGGCGCTGCGCAACGCACGGATGTTCCTGTGGTACGAGAAGGGCGCGTCCAGCCTCGAACCGGTGGACGGAGTCTTCGAAGGCCTGATGGACCCGACCGCCGCCGACATCCCCGGCGACGCCCTCTACTACCTGTGCGGCCCGCTGCCCTTCATGCAGGCCGTCCGCAGCCGGCTGATCGACTCAGGAGTCGCCCCGCACGACATCCAGTACGAGGTCTTCGG
- a CDS encoding DUF4232 domain-containing protein, with protein MSRKTVLRRTRTRTVAAASLIAAAALSLTACGSGDSGNDAKGSSSAVASTSNSGGSGAEVGTKVGIAADTSLSASRCTTGQLDASWASEVGPDMNNDGQQTVLVMLKNTGSADCSMVGFPGVQLQTEHGETWDLRRDNEKPKPVTVGPGEQVAFDITFLASTRDDDRKFAPNQVVITPPNERRNLVLDWPYGGALLDQSAATHPGTFIGPVNAGH; from the coding sequence ATGTCGCGCAAGACCGTTCTCCGCCGTACCCGTACCCGTACCGTCGCCGCCGCGTCGCTGATCGCCGCTGCCGCGCTCTCGCTCACCGCCTGCGGGAGTGGCGACTCCGGGAACGATGCCAAGGGGAGCTCATCCGCGGTCGCCTCGACCAGCAACTCGGGCGGTTCCGGTGCCGAGGTCGGTACCAAGGTGGGCATCGCGGCCGACACCTCCTTGTCGGCGAGCCGCTGCACCACCGGCCAGCTGGACGCCTCGTGGGCGTCCGAGGTCGGCCCGGACATGAACAACGACGGGCAGCAGACCGTCCTGGTGATGCTGAAGAACACCGGCTCGGCCGACTGCTCCATGGTCGGCTTCCCGGGCGTCCAGCTCCAGACCGAGCACGGCGAGACCTGGGATCTGCGGCGGGACAACGAGAAGCCCAAGCCCGTGACGGTCGGCCCCGGCGAGCAGGTCGCCTTCGACATCACGTTCCTGGCGTCGACCCGCGACGACGACCGGAAGTTCGCGCCGAACCAGGTGGTCATCACCCCGCCGAACGAGCGCCGGAACCTCGTGCTGGACTGGCCCTACGGCGGCGCGCTGCTGGACCAGTCGGCCGCCACCCACCCGGGCACCTTCATCGGCCCGGTCAACGCCGGACACTGA
- the rpmF gene encoding 50S ribosomal protein L32, whose protein sequence is MAVPKRKMSRSNTRHRRAQWRASAPELVTLTIDGREHRVPRRLVPAYRRGLLRPED, encoded by the coding sequence ATGGCCGTCCCCAAGCGGAAGATGTCCCGGAGCAACACCCGCCACCGCCGCGCACAGTGGCGGGCGAGCGCACCGGAGCTGGTGACGCTCACCATCGACGGGCGCGAACACCGCGTACCACGCCGCCTCGTCCCCGCCTACCGGCGCGGTCTGCTGCGCCCCGAGGACTGA
- a CDS encoding EF-hand domain-containing protein, translating to MRTEATKRVAHVFSLFDANGNGVLEADDFDLMATNVTEAAPDADEAAKDAMRAAFRQYWTTLVTELDANGDGKISYEEFEACVLSPERFDATIGVFADALAALGDPDGDGLIERPAFVALMRAIGFHDANIEALFDAFGPSDADRIKVTTWVAGIKDYYAPDKGGIAGDLLVPGTAG from the coding sequence ATGCGCACGGAGGCCACCAAGCGGGTCGCACACGTCTTCTCCCTGTTCGACGCCAACGGCAACGGCGTCCTCGAAGCCGATGACTTCGACCTCATGGCGACCAACGTCACCGAGGCCGCGCCCGACGCGGACGAGGCGGCGAAGGACGCGATGCGCGCGGCGTTCCGCCAGTACTGGACGACCCTGGTCACGGAACTAGACGCAAACGGCGACGGCAAGATCAGCTACGAGGAGTTCGAAGCCTGCGTGCTCTCGCCCGAGCGCTTCGATGCGACGATCGGCGTGTTCGCCGACGCGCTCGCCGCGCTCGGCGACCCGGACGGCGACGGGCTCATCGAACGCCCCGCGTTCGTCGCGCTGATGCGGGCGATCGGGTTCCACGACGCGAACATCGAAGCGCTCTTCGACGCCTTCGGCCCCTCGGACGCGGACCGGATCAAGGTGACGACCTGGGTCGCCGGGATCAAGGACTACTACGCCCCGGACAAGGGGGGCATCGCGGGTGACCTCCTGGTTCCGGGGACGGCGGGCTGA
- a CDS encoding haloacid dehalogenase-like hydrolase, producing the protein MRTASLGAALGLASVVALTSLVPASPTYAAETVAGRAHCPRLSTSLAWYGDNREQLQRVIDEHGTCGNPHLRDGERPVAAFDWDNTVSKNDITDLAIAWALKHDKILRPAHWSDTSPWLTEEADRTLTEACGTDVPVGAPLPTSTNTACTDEIFSIRSEATLMNGHKAFAGTWNSRRTLPQYAWVPQLFAGHTEAEVTSYARKSRAEALAAPIGATQRVGSHTLHAYARYNPQIKDLIRVLKKAGFEVWVDSAGSTPVTNAWAPGVGVDREHVLAIRNLLDRQGRITYTQEGCGGEPDSKGAVMPYIEGKRCWLNEKAFDVTGPAAWKRQAPEKRLVIGAGDADTDVTMVGDATGAGLVLNRNKNEIMCRAYDNANGTWLINPMFIEPLPRKEAVYPCSTTGYTNPDGTPGPVRRQDGSVIPDQTDTVHAD; encoded by the coding sequence ATGCGCACTGCTTCCCTGGGTGCCGCCCTCGGGCTGGCGTCGGTCGTCGCCCTGACGTCCCTGGTCCCAGCGAGCCCGACCTACGCGGCGGAGACCGTCGCCGGACGGGCGCACTGCCCCCGCCTGTCCACCTCGCTCGCGTGGTACGGGGACAACAGGGAGCAGCTTCAGCGAGTGATCGACGAGCACGGCACGTGCGGTAACCCGCATCTGCGTGACGGGGAGCGGCCGGTCGCCGCCTTCGACTGGGACAACACCGTCTCCAAGAACGACATCACCGACCTCGCCATCGCCTGGGCTCTCAAGCACGACAAGATCCTGCGACCGGCGCACTGGTCCGACACCAGTCCCTGGCTGACCGAGGAAGCCGACCGGACCCTGACCGAGGCATGTGGCACGGACGTGCCCGTCGGCGCGCCACTGCCGACGTCCACCAACACCGCCTGCACGGACGAGATCTTCTCCATCCGCAGCGAGGCCACCTTGATGAACGGCCACAAGGCCTTCGCGGGCACGTGGAACAGCCGCCGGACACTTCCCCAGTACGCCTGGGTGCCCCAGCTGTTCGCGGGCCACACCGAAGCCGAGGTCACCTCCTACGCGCGGAAGTCCCGGGCCGAGGCGCTGGCCGCGCCCATCGGCGCCACACAGCGGGTCGGCAGCCACACCCTGCACGCCTATGCTCGCTACAACCCGCAGATCAAGGACCTGATCCGGGTCCTGAAGAAGGCGGGCTTCGAGGTGTGGGTGGATTCCGCCGGCAGCACACCGGTCACCAACGCCTGGGCACCTGGCGTCGGCGTCGACCGCGAACACGTCCTCGCCATCCGCAACCTGCTCGACCGTCAGGGGCGGATCACCTACACCCAGGAGGGGTGCGGTGGCGAACCCGACAGCAAGGGCGCGGTCATGCCGTACATCGAGGGCAAGCGCTGCTGGCTCAACGAGAAGGCCTTCGATGTCACGGGGCCTGCCGCCTGGAAGCGGCAGGCCCCTGAGAAGCGCCTGGTGATCGGCGCGGGCGACGCCGACACCGATGTGACGATGGTCGGCGACGCCACCGGCGCGGGCCTGGTCCTCAACCGGAACAAGAACGAGATCATGTGCCGGGCCTACGACAACGCGAACGGCACCTGGCTGATCAACCCCATGTTCATCGAGCCGCTGCCACGCAAGGAAGCCGTCTACCCCTGCTCCACCACGGGCTACACGAACCCCGACGGCACGCCGGGTCCGGTGCGGCGGCAGGACGGCAGTGTCATCCCGGACCAGACGGACACGGTCCACGCAGACTGA
- a CDS encoding DUF3500 domain-containing protein — MSELDTGESGEKPRHVAEAAHRADASRRNFMRKVFFASGATAVATMGGASAWTALADDTTGTADATASPTPSEAPTGPPGGGAGGPGNQSITEDFFGLTTDGKRIDDLFTIHSTGVATAPVVAAAQAFLAGLTDDQRSATQFTVHSTEWRLWSNVDGYERQGVSLTDLTDTQKDLGTALLEAALSADGLETTEKIRRINQAAGEAIDSTDRFNEDAYYWTVLGTPSDTEPWGFQFDGHHLVINYFVLGDQVVMSPCFWGSEPTSMEIDGETVAVCHEEVVASLAFINSLTEAQRAVAIESSTKSNESMKAGAFSDNAVQEYTGLRGNGLTGAQRKKLLGIVEAFVGRAKADAAKVRMAEVRGHLDDTYVTWAGGTGDDDAFYVRVHSPVVWVEVDCQSPGPLAGAYGASQGGAPTQKHVHSVIRTPNGNDYGKELIRQHYLTSPHHR, encoded by the coding sequence ATGTCCGAGCTCGACACCGGTGAGTCCGGGGAGAAACCGCGACACGTGGCCGAGGCCGCCCACCGCGCCGACGCGAGCCGCCGCAACTTCATGCGCAAGGTCTTCTTCGCGTCCGGCGCCACGGCCGTCGCGACGATGGGCGGCGCCAGTGCCTGGACGGCGCTGGCCGACGACACCACCGGCACGGCCGACGCCACGGCGAGCCCCACCCCGAGCGAAGCCCCCACCGGGCCCCCGGGCGGCGGTGCGGGAGGACCCGGCAACCAGTCGATCACCGAGGACTTCTTCGGCCTGACCACTGACGGCAAGCGGATCGACGACCTCTTCACCATCCACTCCACCGGCGTCGCCACCGCCCCCGTCGTCGCCGCCGCGCAAGCCTTCCTGGCCGGCCTGACCGACGACCAGAGGTCCGCGACCCAGTTCACCGTCCACTCCACGGAGTGGCGGCTGTGGAGCAATGTCGACGGGTACGAACGCCAAGGCGTTTCCCTCACCGATCTGACCGACACGCAGAAGGACCTGGGCACGGCCCTGCTGGAGGCGGCGCTGAGCGCCGACGGCCTGGAGACCACGGAGAAGATCCGCCGTATCAACCAGGCCGCGGGCGAGGCCATCGACAGCACCGACCGGTTCAACGAGGACGCCTACTACTGGACCGTGCTGGGCACTCCCTCGGACACCGAGCCCTGGGGCTTCCAGTTCGACGGTCACCACTTGGTCATCAATTACTTCGTGCTCGGCGACCAGGTCGTGATGAGCCCCTGCTTCTGGGGCTCGGAACCCACCTCGATGGAGATCGACGGCGAGACGGTGGCCGTGTGCCACGAGGAGGTCGTGGCCAGTCTCGCGTTCATCAACTCGCTGACCGAGGCACAGCGGGCGGTCGCGATCGAGTCCTCGACCAAGTCGAACGAGTCGATGAAGGCGGGGGCCTTCTCCGACAACGCGGTCCAGGAGTACACGGGTCTGCGCGGCAACGGGCTCACCGGCGCGCAGCGGAAGAAGCTGCTCGGTATCGTCGAGGCCTTCGTGGGGCGGGCCAAGGCCGATGCCGCGAAGGTGAGGATGGCGGAGGTGCGGGGGCACCTGGACGACACGTACGTCACCTGGGCCGGCGGAACCGGCGACGACGACGCCTTCTACGTCCGCGTGCACAGTCCCGTCGTCTGGGTCGAGGTGGACTGCCAGTCACCCGGCCCCCTCGCCGGCGCGTACGGCGCGAGCCAGGGCGGTGCCCCCACCCAGAAGCATGTGCACTCCGTCATCCGTACCCCCAACGGCAACGACTACGGCAAGGAACTCATCCGCCAGCACTATCTGACCTCGCCTCACCACCGCTGA
- a CDS encoding sensor histidine kinase, translated as MRVRSAGLGARTLRARLVLFTTVTLAVVCVAMALATVFVQRSHLYAELDQRVRDAAERSQGGLQRRAGDPTDLGFLNERGQPIGTVAARLVDGEVTAAEVVTSNGRHRPLTAAQRAALHGITSDGTLHTRTLPGLGTYRITAARGGGPPVLAGLPTDAVQDTLSDVVATEAVIASVGLAAAGAACAVVIRRQLRPLGRVADTAAEVARAPLDRGEVTGLTRVPAGDTDIRTEAGQVGAALNHLIDRVESSLAERQRSEDRMRRFLADASHELRTPLASIAGYAELMNQGGTKIEPARAWRRVSAQSARMTGLVEDLLLLARLDEGRPLRATEVNLATLVAEAVWDARAAGTGHDWQLSLHLDEPASVTGDPDRLHQVVANLLANARVHTPPGTRVAVAVEATCARRVIRVRDDGPGIPPDLLPSVFDRFTRADTSRSRSAGQGGGSGLGLAIAAAITQAHGGDIGVRSEPGHTEFTVTLHRSGDGARY; from the coding sequence ATGAGGGTCCGGAGTGCGGGCCTGGGCGCGCGGACGCTCCGGGCCAGGCTGGTGTTGTTCACCACCGTGACCTTGGCGGTGGTGTGCGTGGCGATGGCGCTCGCCACCGTGTTCGTCCAACGCTCCCATCTGTACGCCGAGTTGGACCAGCGGGTGCGGGACGCGGCCGAGCGCAGTCAGGGCGGTCTGCAACGGCGCGCGGGAGATCCGACGGACCTGGGTTTCCTCAACGAGCGCGGCCAGCCCATCGGCACCGTCGCCGCCCGGCTGGTCGACGGCGAGGTCACCGCCGCCGAGGTGGTGACCTCGAACGGCCGCCATCGGCCCCTCACCGCCGCCCAGCGCGCGGCTCTGCACGGGATCACCTCGGACGGCACGCTCCACACCCGTACCCTCCCCGGCCTCGGCACCTACCGGATCACCGCCGCCCGCGGCGGCGGCCCTCCGGTGCTGGCCGGGCTCCCCACGGACGCCGTCCAGGACACGCTGAGCGACGTGGTCGCGACCGAGGCCGTGATCGCCTCTGTCGGGCTCGCCGCCGCGGGTGCCGCCTGCGCGGTGGTCATACGCCGCCAGCTGCGGCCGCTCGGCCGGGTGGCCGACACCGCCGCCGAGGTCGCGCGGGCACCGCTGGACCGTGGCGAGGTCACGGGGCTCACCCGGGTCCCCGCCGGGGACACCGACATCCGTACCGAAGCCGGACAGGTGGGCGCCGCGCTCAACCACCTGATCGACCGGGTCGAGTCCTCGCTGGCCGAACGGCAACGCAGCGAGGACCGCATGCGCCGCTTCCTCGCCGACGCCAGCCACGAACTGCGCACACCGCTGGCGTCCATCGCCGGATACGCCGAGCTCATGAACCAGGGCGGCACGAAGATCGAACCGGCTCGGGCGTGGCGCCGCGTGTCGGCGCAGTCCGCCCGCATGACCGGGCTCGTGGAGGATCTGCTGCTGCTCGCCCGCCTCGACGAGGGACGGCCGCTACGGGCCACGGAGGTCAACCTCGCGACACTGGTCGCCGAGGCGGTATGGGACGCGCGGGCCGCCGGGACCGGCCACGACTGGCAACTCTCGCTCCACCTCGACGAACCGGCCTCGGTGACCGGCGACCCGGACAGGCTCCACCAAGTGGTCGCCAACCTGCTGGCCAACGCCCGGGTGCACACCCCGCCCGGCACCAGGGTCGCCGTCGCCGTGGAGGCGACATGCGCACGCCGTGTGATCCGGGTACGGGACGATGGCCCCGGCATCCCGCCCGACCTCCTTCCGTCCGTCTTCGATCGTTTCACCCGCGCCGACACCTCCCGCTCCCGGTCGGCCGGCCAGGGCGGTGGCTCGGGCCTGGGCCTGGCCATCGCCGCGGCGATCACTCAGGCGCACGGCGGTGACATCGGCGTCCGAAGCGAGCCGGGACACACGGAGTTCACGGTGACGCTCCACCGCTCCGGCGACGGTGCTCGGTATTGA
- a CDS encoding response regulator transcription factor codes for MSAACGTREGAVRVLIVDDEPELAELLSWAAVEAGWQPFLARDGHSALALARGCAPHAVVLDWMLPDLDGLRVLRTLRYENAKLPVLMLTARDALEHRLDGLSAGADDYVTKPFSVEEVMLRLRGLLRRTGAEAAEGESVRVLGDLVLAEKTRQVRRGGESIALTAKEFDLLCFLMSHPRQVLSKAQILNHVWSSSFESEGNLVEVYVYSLRGKIDKGRAPMIHTVRGAGYVIRAASQGR; via the coding sequence ATGTCTGCTGCCTGCGGGACCCGCGAAGGTGCGGTCCGAGTACTGATTGTGGACGATGAGCCCGAACTGGCCGAGCTGCTGTCGTGGGCGGCCGTCGAGGCGGGCTGGCAGCCGTTCCTGGCGCGGGATGGGCACAGCGCGCTGGCGCTCGCGCGCGGCTGCGCCCCCCACGCCGTCGTCCTGGACTGGATGCTGCCCGACCTCGACGGCCTGCGGGTGCTGCGAACGCTGCGGTACGAGAACGCGAAGCTGCCCGTGCTGATGCTCACCGCCCGCGACGCGCTGGAGCACCGCCTCGACGGGCTGTCGGCGGGCGCGGACGACTACGTGACCAAGCCGTTCTCCGTGGAGGAGGTCATGCTGCGGCTGCGGGGACTGCTGCGCCGCACCGGAGCCGAGGCGGCCGAGGGCGAGTCCGTGCGGGTGCTCGGCGATCTGGTGCTGGCCGAGAAGACCCGGCAGGTGCGGCGCGGCGGGGAGTCCATCGCGCTCACCGCCAAGGAGTTCGACCTGCTGTGTTTCCTGATGAGCCACCCGCGGCAGGTGCTCAGTAAGGCGCAGATCCTCAACCACGTGTGGAGCAGCTCGTTCGAGAGCGAGGGCAACCTGGTCGAGGTCTACGTCTACAGCCTGCGTGGCAAGATCGACAAGGGGCGGGCTCCGATGATCCACACGGTGCGTGGCGCCGGATACGTCATCAGGGCCGCGAGCCAGGGGAGATGA
- a CDS encoding FUSC family protein encodes MYAGTMWWSSVAHTLAAATRVERRWCEPRALARATVALVAGSVIGWAIDDRMAWAMMMVGTFICGICTILPATRNRFSLSLISGAAFTAAVFAGVYLHELGWWVLPVLFVGAYVAGLWRAFGVVPGIRACLVVIGAMITADLSPGVDQGLIMARWIAVGAGMVVVAQFLPPYGPRHHNQRRSLAALYSALAGYAAAGSAGRLPSTPFTLARTALGVLPAFARRPAGPLFALYGAAEEVRRALKMTAHATDVPRTAVAATLNAVAAAVRSGRATDLDAAFGAPARELEHWRGAEADLVLPRLAEALDIARYTLRRSDRPGEFEMGEQHLVGFPAGAARFGRQRLAAELRPGAPLFMNSIRLAVGAAAGEAIGRWIGDFGGHGLPSHGFWAALTTILVLFPDYGHTLTRGWGRSAGSVIGGVAAWVLLLPDVWNHDAMVVAATVLALLAFYVLLMGQWVLNIFITAWIVFLIGGIGLYPAAEAAWGRAADTVVGALVGMVIFLILPTYHHNRLPELLARWVEAQRDLFGALLEGYARVGAVDPAGLGTLRDRARQTRERLEAAIGSLAHEPRSHRARWSATELAAIQSAVFDVGRAAALVYGNLPRTRSDAVPETALFAAEVRDHLDRLAEDLALDAPLRTGDLREAFDRVASDGRLAQLTDPTAPDGISHARSRALTACLQTVTSVERLERVAMGRAA; translated from the coding sequence ATGTATGCAGGCACGATGTGGTGGTCGTCCGTCGCCCACACCCTGGCGGCGGCGACGCGAGTCGAACGCAGGTGGTGTGAACCCCGGGCCCTGGCGCGGGCCACCGTCGCCCTGGTCGCGGGCTCGGTCATCGGCTGGGCCATCGACGACCGCATGGCGTGGGCCATGATGATGGTGGGCACCTTCATCTGCGGCATCTGCACGATCCTCCCCGCCACCCGCAACCGCTTCTCCCTCAGTCTGATCAGTGGTGCCGCCTTCACCGCCGCGGTGTTCGCGGGCGTGTACCTGCACGAGCTGGGCTGGTGGGTCCTCCCCGTCCTGTTCGTCGGCGCGTACGTCGCCGGCCTGTGGCGCGCGTTCGGCGTGGTCCCCGGAATCCGCGCCTGCCTGGTGGTGATCGGCGCGATGATCACCGCGGACCTCTCGCCCGGTGTTGACCAGGGCCTGATCATGGCCCGCTGGATCGCGGTCGGCGCCGGCATGGTCGTCGTCGCCCAGTTCCTCCCACCGTACGGTCCGCGCCACCACAACCAGCGCCGCAGCCTCGCGGCCCTCTACAGCGCCCTCGCCGGGTACGCCGCCGCGGGCTCGGCGGGCCGGCTGCCGTCGACGCCGTTCACCCTCGCCCGCACCGCGCTCGGCGTGCTGCCGGCCTTCGCCCGGCGCCCCGCGGGCCCGCTCTTCGCCCTGTACGGCGCCGCCGAGGAGGTCCGCCGGGCCCTGAAGATGACCGCGCACGCCACGGACGTGCCGCGCACGGCCGTGGCCGCGACGCTGAACGCCGTCGCGGCGGCCGTCCGCAGCGGTCGCGCCACCGACCTGGACGCCGCCTTCGGCGCCCCCGCGCGGGAGCTGGAACACTGGCGGGGAGCGGAAGCGGACCTGGTGCTTCCGCGGCTTGCCGAGGCCCTCGACATCGCCCGCTACACGCTGCGCCGCTCCGATCGGCCCGGTGAGTTCGAGATGGGCGAACAGCACCTCGTCGGCTTCCCCGCCGGCGCGGCCCGCTTCGGCCGGCAGCGGCTGGCCGCGGAGCTGCGCCCCGGCGCCCCGCTGTTCATGAACTCCATCCGGCTGGCCGTGGGCGCCGCCGCCGGCGAGGCGATCGGCCGCTGGATCGGCGACTTCGGCGGACACGGCCTGCCCTCCCACGGCTTCTGGGCCGCGCTCACCACGATTTTGGTCCTCTTCCCCGACTACGGGCACACCCTCACCCGCGGCTGGGGCCGGTCCGCCGGTTCCGTCATCGGTGGCGTCGCGGCCTGGGTGCTGCTGCTGCCGGACGTCTGGAACCACGACGCGATGGTCGTCGCCGCCACCGTGCTCGCCCTGCTGGCCTTCTACGTCCTGCTCATGGGCCAGTGGGTGCTGAACATCTTCATCACCGCCTGGATCGTCTTCCTCATCGGCGGCATCGGCCTGTACCCGGCCGCGGAGGCCGCCTGGGGCCGGGCTGCCGACACGGTGGTGGGCGCGCTGGTAGGCATGGTGATCTTCCTGATCCTGCCGACGTACCACCACAACCGGCTGCCCGAGCTGCTCGCCCGCTGGGTCGAGGCACAGCGCGACCTGTTCGGCGCCCTGCTGGAGGGGTACGCCCGGGTCGGTGCCGTGGACCCCGCCGGGCTCGGCACCCTGCGCGACCGCGCCCGGCAGACCCGCGAACGGCTCGAGGCCGCCATCGGCAGCCTCGCCCACGAGCCGCGCAGCCACCGCGCCCGCTGGAGCGCCACCGAGCTGGCGGCCATCCAGTCCGCCGTCTTCGACGTGGGCCGCGCCGCCGCCCTCGTGTACGGCAACCTGCCACGCACCCGGTCGGACGCCGTGCCGGAGACGGCGCTGTTCGCGGCCGAGGTCCGGGACCACCTCGACCGGCTCGCCGAGGATCTCGCCCTCGACGCCCCGCTGCGCACCGGCGACCTGCGCGAGGCCTTCGACCGCGTCGCGAGCGACGGCCGCCTCGCCCAGCTCACCGACCCGACGGCCCCCGACGGCATCTCGCACGCCCGCAGCCGTGCGCTGACCGCGTGCCTCCAGACGGTGACCTCGGTGGAGCGCCTGGAGCGGGTGGCGATGGGCCGCGCGGCCTGA
- a CDS encoding LacI family DNA-binding transcriptional regulator, translating to MDAGQRPTIKTVAARAGVGRTTVSRVINGSPLVSDKARAAVEAAIAELNYVPNSVARGLVTSRTNSIALVIPEAQSKLDSEPYFSAVIRGVSTGLADTKTQLQLVLVRDKGELDQLTESVAERRVDGVLLVSVHQDDPIPGLLEEFGLPTVLAGRRSPAEPLSHVRSDNLGGAEEAVRHLLARGRRTVATITGPLDMEVGRSRLEGWRNALREARREPEEALVARADFTEESGRRAMRELLRRVPDLDAVFVASDVMAAGALVELRAQGRRVPEDVAVVGFDDSIIARHTTPSLTSVRQPVEEIGRTIARILIQEISDPDTPRRHVVLPTTLVVRDSS from the coding sequence ATGGACGCCGGCCAGCGGCCGACCATCAAGACCGTGGCCGCGCGGGCCGGGGTCGGACGCACCACGGTCTCTCGGGTGATCAATGGATCACCGCTGGTCAGCGACAAGGCCCGAGCGGCGGTGGAAGCCGCGATCGCCGAACTCAACTACGTCCCGAACTCCGTGGCGCGCGGCCTGGTCACCAGCAGGACCAACTCCATCGCGCTGGTCATCCCCGAAGCGCAGAGCAAGCTGGACTCCGAGCCCTACTTCTCCGCCGTCATCCGTGGCGTGAGCACCGGCCTCGCCGACACCAAGACGCAGCTCCAGCTCGTCCTGGTGCGCGACAAGGGGGAACTGGACCAGCTCACCGAGTCGGTCGCCGAGCGGCGGGTCGACGGCGTACTCCTGGTCTCCGTGCACCAGGACGATCCGATCCCCGGACTGCTGGAGGAATTCGGCCTTCCCACGGTGCTGGCCGGGCGGCGGTCTCCCGCCGAACCGCTGAGCCATGTGCGTTCGGACAATCTGGGCGGTGCCGAGGAAGCCGTGCGGCATCTGCTGGCACGTGGCCGGAGGACGGTGGCGACGATCACCGGGCCGCTGGACATGGAGGTCGGCCGCAGCAGGCTCGAGGGCTGGCGGAACGCGCTGCGGGAGGCGCGCCGGGAGCCTGAGGAGGCGCTGGTGGCCAGGGCGGATTTCACCGAGGAGAGCGGCCGGCGGGCCATGCGCGAGCTGCTGCGACGCGTTCCCGACCTCGACGCCGTGTTCGTCGCCTCTGATGTGATGGCCGCGGGCGCCCTGGTCGAGCTGCGCGCACAGGGGCGGCGGGTCCCGGAGGACGTGGCGGTGGTCGGCTTCGACGACTCGATCATCGCCCGTCACACCACCCCGTCCCTGACGAGCGTGCGCCAGCCGGTGGAGGAGATCGGCAGGACGATCGCCCGGATCCTGATCCAGGAGATCTCCGACCCCGATACGCCGCGCCGGCACGTGGTCCTGCCCACCACGCTGGTCGTCCGCGACTCCTCCTGA